In Streptomyces chartreusis, the following proteins share a genomic window:
- a CDS encoding SDR family NAD(P)-dependent oxidoreductase, protein MSTILITGATSGLGRHVAFELVRSGHSVLAHGRDAGRVERLAEELRAEGEAEGFVADLASLDQVRQLAAHVAGEHPELDVLINNAGVGFGSPGSGRELSADGHELRLAVNYLAPVALTRALLPVLRANAPARIVNVGSAGQEPLDLDDPELTRGYDGTAAYRRSKFALAAHTFTLAEELAGTGVAVNVLHPATFMDTGMVREGGIEPWNTVADGAPGVLALATREMGTGGYFDGTTPSRAHEGTYDAGVQRRLATVTDQLLSL, encoded by the coding sequence ATGTCCACGATTCTGATCACCGGCGCCACCTCGGGTCTCGGCCGTCACGTGGCCTTCGAGCTGGTCCGCTCCGGGCACAGCGTCCTTGCCCACGGACGGGACGCGGGCCGGGTCGAGCGGCTCGCCGAGGAGCTGCGGGCCGAGGGTGAGGCCGAGGGGTTCGTGGCGGACCTGGCCTCACTGGATCAGGTGCGGCAGCTGGCGGCGCATGTCGCCGGGGAGCATCCCGAGCTCGATGTGCTGATCAACAACGCCGGGGTGGGCTTCGGCTCGCCCGGCTCGGGCCGTGAGCTCAGCGCCGACGGGCATGAACTGCGGCTCGCGGTGAACTACTTGGCGCCGGTCGCACTGACCCGCGCCCTGCTGCCCGTGCTGCGCGCGAACGCGCCCGCGCGGATCGTCAACGTGGGTTCGGCGGGCCAGGAGCCGCTGGACCTCGACGACCCGGAGCTGACCCGCGGCTACGACGGCACCGCGGCCTACCGGCGCAGCAAGTTCGCCCTCGCGGCCCATACGTTCACCCTCGCGGAGGAGCTGGCGGGCACCGGGGTCGCGGTCAACGTGCTGCATCCGGCGACGTTCATGGACACCGGGATGGTCCGCGAGGGCGGCATCGAACCGTGGAACACGGTCGCAGACGGGGCACCGGGCGTCCTGGCCCTTGCGACACGGGAGATGGGAACGGGCGGCTACTTCGACGGCACGACCCCGTCCCGGGCGCACGAGGGGACCTACGACGCTGGCGTGCAGCGGCGACTGGCCACGGTCACCGATCAACTCCTCAGCCTCTGA
- a CDS encoding ATP-binding protein has product MTQVRPTPAASAPLWERDEELAAVEGALDALCADNSSSGSLLVLRGEAGLGKTALLAETRRIAETRGCTVWSARGSETLSSVPFNVVRQLLQPALLSLMPEEAREYLGDWYDIAGPALGITEPGDRQADPQGVCDGLVAAVRRLARRDWPLVLLIDDAHWADQETLRWLAAFAEHVGEQNVLVVVARRPGETSSGDSARHLDSVAAAGSSVATLSALTPDATTGLTRATLGAHADAPFCREVWAVTGGNPYETVELLAKVQDSEFEPTESAAAELRALNRAARGGGLVARLETLGIEATRFAWAAAILGTGISVDLVAELATMNLDEAVRCAEKLRTARILTESDPAGGRPDDGELQFVHPLIATAVYNSIPDALRTAMHGIAARVVTDNGHGAAVAARHLLEVHPDDDEELVEQLREAAREHLAVGAPDAACRCLERALLEPPLPAVHARVLHELGCATLLTAPARTIDHLQAALAMPGLDGDARVDAVYRLSQALLHNDQLEEAVRTVEAEAARHPAGPARLRLQAVQFMWEGIHAGETTSPGRSTRLAELAKTCTGRDNSERALLILRGFDAMARGENAEEVVEVCDRALVNGRLAPGLGWTDPEWGIELPMMLASAYAYTDRLDRAEALYNEALRAYESAGWSGGHLSLAHAYVGLGLRRRGRLREAEASLRKSLALAERVGRRLPLHWSATCNLVDTLLVRGHVQEAWDIADQYGFAPPYPSTIVLPDPRSVRGRLLLAVGRTKDGINELEAAEKAAEARGHHNPVLAPWAVDLTRVLASEDPERAARLATEVRRSAERLGTDTAIGEALRCAAALETGQRAVRLAEQAVTYLEASPCQYEHAAARVEYGIAARSAAELRRGMTLAQACGADGLVLQAEAALALR; this is encoded by the coding sequence ATGACGCAGGTACGGCCCACACCGGCCGCCTCGGCTCCCCTCTGGGAGCGCGACGAGGAACTCGCCGCGGTCGAGGGGGCCCTCGACGCGCTGTGCGCGGACAACTCCTCGTCGGGCAGCCTCCTGGTGCTCCGGGGCGAGGCGGGACTCGGCAAGACCGCGCTGCTGGCCGAAACCCGTCGTATCGCCGAGACCCGCGGCTGCACGGTGTGGTCCGCCCGCGGCAGCGAGACCCTGAGCTCGGTCCCCTTCAACGTCGTACGGCAGCTGCTCCAGCCCGCGCTGCTGTCGCTGATGCCGGAGGAGGCGCGCGAGTACCTCGGCGACTGGTACGACATCGCCGGACCCGCCCTCGGCATAACGGAGCCCGGGGACCGCCAGGCGGACCCGCAGGGCGTGTGCGACGGACTGGTCGCCGCCGTACGCAGGCTGGCCCGCCGCGACTGGCCGCTGGTCCTGCTGATCGACGACGCGCACTGGGCCGACCAGGAGACCCTGCGCTGGCTCGCCGCGTTCGCCGAGCACGTCGGCGAACAGAACGTCCTCGTCGTCGTGGCCCGCCGCCCCGGCGAGACCAGCAGCGGCGACAGCGCCCGCCACCTCGACTCGGTCGCCGCCGCGGGCTCCTCCGTGGCCACGCTGAGCGCGCTGACCCCGGACGCCACCACCGGCCTGACCCGCGCCACCCTGGGCGCGCACGCCGACGCCCCGTTCTGCCGCGAGGTCTGGGCGGTCACCGGCGGCAACCCGTACGAGACCGTCGAACTCCTCGCCAAGGTCCAGGACAGCGAGTTCGAGCCCACCGAGTCCGCGGCCGCCGAACTGCGCGCCCTGAACCGCGCGGCCCGCGGCGGCGGTCTCGTCGCCCGCCTGGAGACCCTCGGCATCGAAGCCACCCGGTTCGCCTGGGCGGCCGCGATCCTCGGCACCGGCATCTCCGTCGACCTGGTCGCCGAACTCGCCACCATGAACCTGGACGAGGCCGTGCGCTGCGCCGAGAAGCTGCGCACCGCCCGCATCCTCACCGAGTCCGACCCGGCGGGCGGCCGGCCCGACGACGGCGAGCTCCAGTTCGTGCACCCGCTGATCGCCACCGCCGTCTACAACTCCATCCCGGACGCCCTGCGCACCGCGATGCACGGCATCGCCGCCCGCGTCGTCACCGACAACGGCCACGGCGCCGCGGTCGCCGCCCGGCATCTGCTGGAGGTCCACCCGGACGACGACGAGGAACTCGTCGAGCAGCTCCGCGAGGCCGCCCGCGAGCACCTCGCCGTCGGCGCCCCCGACGCGGCCTGCCGCTGTCTGGAGCGGGCCCTGCTGGAGCCGCCGCTGCCCGCGGTCCACGCGCGCGTGCTCCACGAACTCGGCTGCGCCACCCTGCTGACCGCACCCGCGAGGACCATCGACCACCTCCAGGCCGCCCTCGCCATGCCCGGCCTCGACGGCGACGCACGCGTCGACGCCGTCTACCGCCTCTCCCAGGCCCTCCTCCACAACGACCAGCTGGAGGAGGCCGTCCGCACCGTCGAGGCGGAGGCCGCCCGGCACCCCGCCGGACCGGCCAGGCTGCGGCTCCAGGCCGTGCAGTTCATGTGGGAGGGCATCCACGCGGGCGAGACGACCTCACCCGGGCGCTCCACCCGCCTCGCCGAACTCGCCAAGACCTGCACAGGACGCGACAACTCCGAGCGCGCCCTGCTCATACTGCGCGGCTTCGACGCCATGGCCCGCGGCGAGAACGCCGAGGAGGTCGTGGAAGTGTGCGACCGCGCCCTCGTCAACGGCCGCCTCGCCCCGGGACTCGGCTGGACCGACCCCGAGTGGGGCATCGAGCTGCCGATGATGCTTGCCAGCGCCTACGCCTACACGGACCGGCTGGATCGCGCCGAGGCCCTCTACAACGAGGCGCTGCGCGCGTACGAGTCCGCCGGCTGGAGCGGCGGCCACCTCTCCCTGGCCCACGCCTACGTCGGACTCGGGCTGCGCCGGCGCGGCAGGCTCCGGGAGGCGGAGGCGTCCCTGCGCAAGTCGCTGGCGCTCGCCGAGCGCGTCGGCCGACGGCTGCCGCTGCACTGGTCGGCCACCTGCAACCTCGTCGACACACTGCTCGTCCGCGGCCATGTCCAGGAGGCCTGGGACATCGCCGACCAGTACGGCTTCGCCCCGCCCTACCCCTCCACCATCGTGCTGCCCGACCCGCGCTCCGTCCGCGGCCGGCTGCTCCTGGCCGTAGGCCGTACCAAGGACGGCATCAACGAACTGGAGGCGGCGGAGAAGGCCGCCGAAGCGCGCGGCCACCACAACCCGGTGCTCGCACCCTGGGCCGTCGACCTCACCCGCGTCCTGGCGAGCGAGGACCCGGAGCGGGCCGCCCGCCTGGCCACCGAGGTCCGCCGCAGCGCCGAGCGCCTGGGCACCGACACCGCGATCGGCGAGGCCCTGCGGTGCGCCGCCGCGTTGGAGACGGGGCAGCGCGCGGTGCGTCTGGCCGAGCAGGCCGTCACCTATCTGGAAGCCTCCCCGTGCCAGTACGAACACGCGGCCGCCCGCGTCGAGTACGGGATCGCTGCGCGGTCTGCCGCGGAGTTGCGGCGGGGGATGACGCTTGCGCAGGCGTGCGGGGCGGATGGGCTTGTGCTTCAGGCCGAGGCGGCGTTGGCGCTCCGCTAG
- a CDS encoding DUF2510 domain-containing protein, protein MTQETPPGWYPDPGRQSDGPPTERWWDGKAWTDQVRPAGPADGWSPPEPPAAVAQPPAHPDQPHPDHAYPGHPQQPAHPVYPGYPVHPGYPGQVQSGGRRGLRTGIAVGVAAVVLASIGVGVYALTANDGSGGGSNSQQRPGGQGGPGGGQGGPFGDSGGGDGGSGGGDGGSGGQSPSPEGSEAPRIESGSVADAVNGISVPVPDGWYGQEITVGAQVSSKESYKCPADTSQTCMKGGAYSAPALALGTKGDTAEEVAKADIAANADESYGKGYGKITSHEVLASKAVTVAGQKGYLVRWKAVTSKGADGYVESLAFPSPTNERQMVVVRFGVDVGEKQSVIDEITKGIKVSTGGGNGQDV, encoded by the coding sequence ATGACGCAGGAGACTCCTCCCGGCTGGTACCCCGATCCCGGCCGGCAAAGTGACGGTCCGCCCACCGAGCGCTGGTGGGACGGCAAGGCATGGACGGACCAGGTCCGGCCCGCGGGGCCGGCCGACGGATGGAGCCCCCCGGAGCCGCCGGCGGCCGTCGCGCAGCCCCCGGCACATCCGGACCAGCCGCATCCGGACCACGCGTATCCGGGCCACCCGCAGCAGCCGGCCCATCCGGTGTACCCGGGCTATCCCGTGCACCCCGGCTATCCCGGCCAGGTGCAGTCCGGCGGGCGGCGGGGTCTGCGCACGGGCATAGCCGTGGGGGTGGCCGCGGTCGTCCTCGCGAGCATCGGGGTCGGCGTGTACGCGCTGACCGCGAACGACGGCTCGGGCGGCGGCTCCAACTCCCAGCAGCGCCCGGGCGGACAGGGCGGGCCCGGTGGCGGTCAGGGCGGCCCCTTCGGGGACTCCGGCGGGGGTGACGGCGGCTCCGGTGGCGGTGACGGCGGCTCCGGTGGGCAGTCGCCCTCGCCGGAGGGTTCCGAGGCGCCGAGGATCGAGAGCGGTTCGGTGGCCGACGCGGTGAACGGGATCAGCGTCCCGGTGCCGGACGGCTGGTACGGCCAGGAGATCACCGTGGGTGCGCAGGTGTCCTCGAAGGAGTCGTACAAGTGCCCCGCCGACACCTCCCAGACCTGTATGAAGGGCGGCGCCTACTCGGCGCCCGCGCTCGCGCTCGGCACCAAGGGCGACACCGCCGAGGAGGTCGCCAAGGCGGACATCGCGGCGAACGCCGACGAGTCCTACGGCAAGGGGTACGGCAAGATCACCTCGCACGAGGTGCTGGCCTCCAAGGCGGTGACCGTGGCCGGGCAGAAGGGCTATCTGGTCCGCTGGAAGGCGGTCACGAGCAAGGGCGCCGACGGCTACGTCGAGTCGCTCGCCTTCCCCTCCCCCACCAATGAGCGGCAGATGGTCGTGGTCCGCTTCGGCGTCGACGTCGGTGAGAAGCAGTCGGTCATCGACGAGATAACCAAGGGCATCAAGGTGTCCACGGGCGGCGGCAACGGCCAGGACGTCTGA
- a CDS encoding TetR/AcrR family transcriptional regulator has product MTSQAADGPETVAASRRSKITPEREQEFFDAVLEQVRACGYDSVTMEGVAATTRCSKATLYRQWKTKPQFVAAALRASRQTRFDGIDTGTLADDLREAARAAGAWSAKDTRLLQALGHAVMEDPELKKALREALIDPEIDALRQILRRGVERGEVAADNPALEYIPAQIFGVLRARPVLEGEDADPEYIVRFVEAAVLPTLGLT; this is encoded by the coding sequence ATGACGTCGCAGGCCGCGGACGGACCGGAGACGGTCGCCGCCTCGCGCCGCTCCAAGATCACGCCCGAGCGTGAGCAGGAGTTCTTCGACGCCGTCCTCGAACAGGTCCGCGCCTGCGGCTACGACTCCGTCACCATGGAGGGCGTCGCCGCCACCACGCGGTGCAGCAAGGCCACGCTCTACCGGCAGTGGAAGACGAAGCCGCAGTTCGTGGCGGCCGCGCTGCGCGCCAGCCGGCAGACCCGCTTCGACGGCATCGACACCGGCACGCTCGCGGACGACCTGCGGGAAGCCGCACGGGCCGCGGGGGCGTGGTCGGCCAAGGACACCCGGCTGCTGCAGGCCCTCGGGCACGCCGTCATGGAGGACCCGGAGCTCAAGAAGGCGCTGCGCGAGGCGCTCATCGATCCCGAGATCGACGCGCTGCGGCAGATCCTGAGGCGCGGCGTCGAGCGGGGAGAGGTGGCCGCGGACAATCCGGCGCTGGAGTACATCCCCGCCCAGATCTTCGGTGTGCTGCGTGCCCGGCCCGTGCTGGAGGGCGAGGACGCCGACCCCGAGTACATCGTCCGATTCGTGGAGGCCGCCGTGCTTCCGACGCTCGGACTCACCTAG
- a CDS encoding anhydro-N-acetylmuramic acid kinase, with the protein MRVIGLMSGTSYDAVDAGAADLSLDGDSLVLKPLGLVSEAYDETLREALAASLPPGATSLAEVCRLDTRIGQAFAATAVRAVRELCDGRAELIASHGQTVYHWAEGGRVHGTLQLGQPAWIAEATGLPVVADFRSRDIAAGGQGAPLVSLVDLLWLRGRPGTPVALNLGGIANLTAPDGTAFDTGPGCALIDAAARGFSGGRLSYDVDGALAGGGTVHEPLLLRLLQEPYYALPAPKTTGKELFHLGHLRDALSGVGTLPAEDVVATLTMLTARTVADAVSTLGASEVIASGGGTRNPVLMRMLGQRLPGVALRTSDELGLASAAKEAYAFAVLGFLTAHGLPGAVPSATGARHARVLGSITPGRDGLRLPPPAGQRPVRLVVE; encoded by the coding sequence ATGCGGGTGATCGGCCTGATGTCGGGCACGTCGTACGACGCCGTCGACGCCGGCGCCGCCGACCTGAGCCTCGACGGCGACAGTCTGGTCCTCAAGCCGCTGGGGCTGGTGAGCGAGGCGTACGACGAGACGCTGCGGGAGGCGCTCGCGGCGTCGCTGCCGCCCGGGGCGACCTCGCTGGCCGAGGTGTGCCGGCTCGACACCCGCATCGGGCAGGCCTTCGCCGCGACGGCCGTACGTGCGGTGCGTGAACTGTGCGACGGGCGGGCGGAGTTGATCGCCTCGCACGGGCAGACGGTGTACCACTGGGCGGAGGGCGGCCGGGTGCACGGCACGCTCCAGCTCGGGCAGCCCGCGTGGATCGCCGAGGCGACCGGGCTGCCCGTCGTCGCCGACTTCCGGTCGCGTGACATCGCCGCCGGCGGTCAGGGCGCACCGCTGGTCAGCCTGGTCGACCTGCTGTGGCTGCGCGGCAGGCCGGGCACGCCCGTCGCGCTCAACCTCGGCGGCATCGCCAACCTGACCGCGCCCGACGGCACCGCCTTCGACACCGGGCCCGGCTGCGCACTGATCGACGCGGCGGCGCGGGGGTTCAGCGGCGGCCGGCTGTCGTACGACGTGGACGGGGCGCTGGCCGGTGGCGGCACCGTCCATGAGCCGCTCCTGCTGAGGCTGCTTCAGGAGCCGTACTACGCGTTGCCCGCGCCGAAGACGACCGGCAAGGAGCTGTTCCACCTGGGGCATCTGCGGGACGCGCTGTCCGGTGTCGGCACCCTGCCCGCCGAGGACGTCGTCGCGACGCTGACCATGCTCACGGCACGGACGGTCGCCGACGCCGTGAGCACGCTGGGCGCGAGCGAGGTCATCGCGTCAGGAGGCGGGACGCGCAACCCGGTGCTGATGCGGATGCTCGGGCAGCGGCTGCCCGGGGTGGCGCTGCGCACCTCCGACGAGCTGGGGCTGGCGTCGGCCGCGAAGGAGGCGTACGCGTTCGCCGTGCTCGGCTTCCTGACCGCGCACGGCCTGCCCGGCGCCGTGCCCTCGGCCACCGGCGCCCGGCACGCGCGCGTACTGGGTTCGATCACCCCGGGCCGGGACGGACTGCGGCTTCCGCCGCCGGCGGGGCAGCGGCCCGTGCGGCTCGTCGTGGAGTGA
- a CDS encoding MFS transporter has product MAIHERGTVRSRKALVAGSVGNFIEWYEFGVYGYFATIIAARFFTPEGGSEVEALVRTYASFALAFFFRPVGAALFGRLGDRIGRRPVLILVITLMTVATTLIGALPTYATAGALAPWLLTFLRVLQGLSAGGEFGGAVSVMTEFAPPGRRGLYGSWQSFTVALGLLGGAGVAALLATALTEEQLGDWGWRLPFLLTLPLGLGALWLRLRLDETPAFREERPAERPPAREVAGAIALGAGRIMGWAAAGYTFLVVLPSYLQSTLDASFQQALIATVLANFGFAVTIVPAGLLSDRFGRRPVMLTGAVLVAVLAVPLLNLLQDPGVSLTVKGAAVWGAGAVVGLMAGPGPAMLAELFPTNVRYTGLGLAYALSNAVFSGCAGLIITETIERTGSVDIPAYYAAAMCAVSVLALTWTPRAVTGRGGSLEAGDPLVKDAKGKAS; this is encoded by the coding sequence TTGGCTATCCATGAGCGAGGCACGGTCCGGTCCCGCAAGGCCCTGGTCGCGGGGTCGGTGGGCAACTTCATCGAGTGGTACGAGTTCGGTGTCTACGGCTACTTCGCGACGATCATCGCGGCGCGGTTCTTCACCCCGGAGGGCGGCAGCGAGGTCGAGGCGCTGGTGAGGACGTACGCCTCGTTCGCGCTGGCGTTCTTCTTCCGGCCGGTCGGAGCGGCCCTGTTCGGCCGGCTCGGGGACCGGATCGGGCGGCGCCCGGTGCTGATCCTGGTGATCACCCTGATGACCGTGGCGACGACGCTGATCGGCGCGCTGCCGACGTACGCGACCGCCGGTGCCCTCGCGCCGTGGCTGCTGACGTTCCTGCGGGTGCTGCAAGGGCTGTCGGCGGGCGGCGAGTTCGGTGGCGCGGTGTCGGTGATGACCGAATTCGCGCCACCGGGGCGACGGGGGCTGTACGGGTCGTGGCAGTCCTTCACGGTCGCGCTGGGGCTGCTGGGCGGCGCGGGGGTGGCGGCACTGCTCGCCACCGCGCTGACCGAGGAGCAACTCGGCGACTGGGGCTGGCGCCTGCCGTTCCTGCTGACGCTGCCGCTGGGTCTCGGCGCGCTGTGGCTGCGGCTACGGCTGGACGAGACGCCGGCGTTCCGGGAGGAGCGGCCGGCCGAGCGGCCGCCCGCGCGGGAGGTCGCCGGGGCGATCGCGCTGGGGGCGGGGCGGATCATGGGGTGGGCGGCGGCCGGCTACACCTTCCTGGTCGTGCTGCCGTCGTATCTCCAGTCAACGCTGGACGCGTCCTTCCAGCAGGCGCTGATCGCGACGGTGCTGGCGAACTTCGGCTTCGCGGTCACGATCGTGCCGGCGGGTCTGCTGAGCGACCGGTTCGGACGCCGGCCGGTGATGCTGACGGGCGCGGTGCTCGTTGCGGTGCTCGCGGTGCCGCTGCTCAACCTTCTCCAGGACCCGGGCGTTTCCCTCACCGTGAAGGGTGCGGCAGTGTGGGGCGCGGGAGCCGTGGTGGGACTGATGGCGGGTCCGGGGCCGGCGATGCTCGCGGAACTGTTCCCGACGAACGTCCGCTACACGGGGCTGGGACTCGCCTACGCGTTGTCCAATGCGGTGTTCTCGGGCTGCGCCGGCCTCATCATCACGGAGACGATCGAGCGGACGGGGAGCGTGGACATCCCCGCGTACTACGCGGCGGCCATGTGCGCGGTGAGCGTTCTGGCGCTGACCTGGACCCCCAGGGCCGTGACCGGCAGGGGCGGGTCCCTGGAAGCGGGGGACCCGTTGGTGAAGGACGCGAAGGGAAAGGCGAGTTGA
- the pcaD gene encoding 3-oxoadipate enol-lactonase, with product MKLLDHRAEGPASAPPLLLGPSLGTSSALWDKVAPELSITHRVVRWELPGHGGSAADLIGAGATVGDLAGLVLALADSLGIERFAHAGVSLGGAVGLHLAVHHPERVDSLAVICSSAHFNGAKPWEERAALVRREGLAGLAESANARWFTPGFTVPELVRDHRDADPGAYAACCDALAAFDLRDRLAEISCPTLLIAGREDPATPPVHLREIADAVPGAALVEIPGASHLAPAQCPQAVLTALRAHFDGGARRGMEVRREVLGDAHVERAQARQTPFTARFQDFISRYAWGEIWTDPTLTRRERSMITLTALVAHGHYDELAMHVRAALRNGLTPDEIGAVLLQTAVYCGVPAANSAFATAQRVLAEEEG from the coding sequence TTGAAACTCCTCGACCACCGTGCCGAAGGACCCGCCTCGGCACCGCCGCTGCTGCTCGGACCCTCCCTCGGCACGTCGTCCGCCCTCTGGGACAAGGTCGCGCCCGAGCTGTCGATCACCCATCGGGTGGTCCGCTGGGAACTGCCGGGGCACGGCGGTTCGGCCGCCGATCTCATCGGGGCGGGCGCGACCGTCGGTGACCTCGCCGGACTGGTGCTGGCGCTCGCCGACTCGCTCGGCATCGAGCGGTTCGCCCACGCGGGTGTCTCGCTCGGCGGTGCGGTCGGGCTGCATCTCGCCGTGCACCACCCCGAACGGGTCGACTCGCTGGCCGTGATCTGTTCGTCGGCGCACTTCAACGGTGCGAAGCCGTGGGAGGAGCGGGCCGCGCTGGTGCGCCGCGAAGGGCTCGCGGGACTCGCCGAGAGCGCGAACGCCCGCTGGTTCACACCCGGGTTCACCGTGCCCGAGCTGGTGCGGGACCACCGCGACGCCGATCCCGGTGCCTACGCCGCCTGCTGCGACGCCCTCGCCGCCTTCGACCTGCGCGACCGGCTGGCCGAGATCTCCTGTCCGACACTGCTGATCGCCGGGCGCGAGGACCCCGCGACCCCGCCGGTGCACCTGCGGGAGATCGCGGACGCCGTGCCGGGTGCCGCGCTGGTCGAGATCCCCGGCGCCTCGCACCTGGCGCCGGCGCAGTGCCCACAAGCCGTGCTCACGGCACTGCGGGCGCACTTCGACGGGGGCGCCCGGCGCGGCATGGAGGTGCGGCGCGAGGTGCTCGGGGACGCGCACGTGGAGCGGGCGCAGGCACGGCAGACACCGTTCACCGCACGCTTCCAGGACTTCATCTCGCGCTACGCCTGGGGCGAGATCTGGACCGACCCGACGCTCACCCGCCGCGAGCGCAGCATGATCACCCTGACGGCGCTGGTCGCCCACGGCCACTACGACGAGCTGGCCATGCACGTCAGGGCGGCGCTGCGCAACGGTCTGACGCCGGACGAGATCGGCGCCGTACTGCTCCAGACGGCCGTGTACTGCGGGGTCCCGGCGGCGAACTCGGCGTTCGCGACGGCCCAGCGGGTGCTCGCGGAAGAGGAAGGGTGA
- a CDS encoding phosphatase PAP2 family protein yields MNARTEPSEAKTAIARPPLVRELLLVAGLFVVYKFGRQLATGHTVEAFRNADRVWDLERTLQLPGEGSVQNLLLHGDTLIHLANTYYATVHFPATVAFLVWLYLRRPTHYVWARRVLAAVTAAALLVHLTFPLAPPRMLAATGLVDTGQVYGPSVYGSPQTDHLSNQFAAMPSLHFGWALMVAIGLIVVTRSRWRLLWLLHPLLTLLVIVGTANHYWLDAIVATAMLGVALAVIRPRASSGGSPVSLRPPRRTATTAGRGTGKLVPAARGEATVDDESELVGAAR; encoded by the coding sequence ATGAATGCCCGCACCGAGCCTTCAGAGGCGAAGACCGCGATAGCGCGGCCTCCGCTCGTCCGGGAGCTCCTGCTCGTCGCAGGGCTCTTCGTCGTCTACAAGTTCGGCCGCCAGCTGGCCACGGGCCACACCGTGGAGGCCTTCCGCAACGCGGACCGCGTGTGGGACCTGGAACGGACCCTCCAGCTGCCCGGCGAGGGCTCGGTGCAGAACCTGCTGCTGCACGGCGACACGCTCATACATCTCGCGAACACCTACTACGCGACCGTCCACTTCCCGGCCACGGTCGCCTTCCTGGTCTGGCTGTACCTGCGGCGCCCCACGCACTACGTCTGGGCCCGCCGCGTCCTCGCCGCCGTCACCGCCGCCGCCCTCCTGGTGCACCTGACGTTCCCCCTCGCCCCGCCGCGCATGCTTGCCGCGACCGGACTGGTCGACACCGGACAGGTCTACGGCCCCTCCGTGTACGGCTCCCCGCAGACCGACCACCTCTCGAACCAGTTCGCGGCGATGCCGTCGCTGCACTTCGGCTGGGCCCTGATGGTCGCGATCGGCCTGATCGTGGTCACCCGCTCACGCTGGCGCCTGCTCTGGCTGCTGCACCCGCTGCTGACCCTGCTGGTGATCGTGGGCACGGCCAACCACTACTGGCTCGACGCGATCGTGGCCACGGCCATGCTCGGCGTCGCCCTCGCCGTGATCCGCCCCCGGGCCTCCTCCGGCGGATCCCCCGTCTCGCTCCGCCCGCCGAGGCGCACCGCGACGACGGCCGGCCGCGGCACCGGGAAGCTCGTACCCGCGGCCCGGGGCGAGGCAACCGTCGACGATGAGTCCGAACTCGTGGGAGCGGCCCGATGA